One region of Gilliamella sp. ESL0405 genomic DNA includes:
- a CDS encoding outer membrane lipoprotein-sorting protein encodes MKKYLLILIAVCFSLSCYADNLTGRDIAVLVDNADSSKDTHRYAVMMIERGNQKLIRKMEMWVKKYGKNRHSLNKFIEPIDIQDTQFLSWSYDDPKKEDDLWVYFPSENMVRRISGGGKKSAFMRSDFALEDMEYRHVDSDTHQFIKMDTINNRPAYVIESTAIPEKQHETNYSKRRIWVDKEYNLPVKIEYIDQNNRLTKTLQQGDFKQIDNIWTPTKLVMQNSLRNTRTLMQYSDTQYNTNIADNIFDQNKLKR; translated from the coding sequence ATGAAAAAATATTTACTTATCTTAATAGCTGTTTGTTTTTCTTTATCTTGTTATGCAGATAACTTAACAGGCCGAGATATTGCGGTATTAGTGGATAATGCGGATAGTTCAAAAGATACCCATCGTTATGCAGTGATGATGATAGAACGGGGTAATCAAAAGCTAATTCGTAAAATGGAAATGTGGGTAAAAAAGTACGGTAAAAACCGACATTCACTTAATAAGTTTATAGAACCGATTGATATTCAAGATACTCAATTTTTATCTTGGTCATATGATGACCCTAAAAAAGAAGATGATTTATGGGTCTACTTTCCTTCAGAAAATATGGTAAGGCGTATTAGTGGTGGTGGTAAAAAAAGTGCCTTTATGCGTAGTGATTTTGCTTTAGAAGATATGGAGTATCGCCATGTAGACAGCGACACCCATCAGTTTATTAAAATGGATACTATCAACAACAGACCAGCTTATGTTATAGAATCCACAGCTATCCCCGAAAAACAACATGAAACTAACTACAGCAAAAGACGTATTTGGGTCGATAAAGAATATAACCTACCAGTAAAAATAGAATATATCGACCAAAACAATAGACTAACCAAAACCCTGCAACAGGGTGATTTTAAACAAATAGATAATATTTGGACGCCCACCAAATTAGTGATGCAAAACAGCTTACGTAATACACGTACCCTTATGCAATATTCAGATACACAATACAACACCAATATTGCGGATAATATTTTTGATCAAAATAAACTAAAACGCTAA
- a CDS encoding RND family transporter yields the protein MKTIINAILRYRVLCLVMVAIITALAFPQLSKLEIDNSNESFFQQNDQTKVRLEEFKETFGNDDFIFILIDTKQPIQTQHLNRIKELVRELNDKVPYLDKITWIGNVESITGQQDTISIKPLIDNFNLSQQEMQQLRDSIITDPAYHDRLIAKDGNTVGILLEFINYPDDSVNPRKETPPIVEQVVANYPDLTTYIVGAPVMSYQIDADTAQEGPIWLLIALIAMTCVLAFTTRSVIGVVIPLITVFIAIIWTMALVAIFGFKLNMLIIMLPTLLLCVGIGDTMHVIAEFMHFYLQGTTPHEAIQKTLAIIYKPLILTTVTTAVGYLSFVFTDLIPLKELGFQAALGAFIALLVTFIFALPLLSFTRLKPSNKTIVVDGKTKRSKDFFDRSLILMCKMVLLYPKSIIIGFTIAILLAVFGLTQLKIETAFIHDLPTTDPLRQSFEFVDERMGGSMSIEFMVKTHKEDGVKELATIADIEKLQHYLNSHPMIMQTSSFLDQLKQMNRAVHENQQDFYKLPLSQAQVAEYLLLYESGGGKLLDQFVSFSFDMARIQARTKSLKLTDIQKLENDVNHFVQQQMPNRMIEATGGLSILSAVADYLAWGQLFSFTYAFIAIAIVMSLALRSIKLGLIAMVPNLLPILFSLGLMGLTGAKLNMIMVTLAPLILGVSIDDTIHFFSRYQYYFKKYGCYKEAYLHTVSSVGRVLFFTTLVISAGFIGFAYTKYDGPFIFALISIFAYSTALVTDFLVTPLLFSIFKPLGAETQDNQLSDKASLEQLVINHS from the coding sequence TTGAAGACAATTATTAATGCTATTCTTCGCTATAGGGTTTTATGTCTTGTTATGGTAGCCATCATAACTGCCCTCGCTTTTCCACAACTTAGCAAGTTAGAAATAGACAACTCGAACGAAAGCTTCTTTCAACAAAATGACCAAACCAAAGTTCGCTTAGAAGAATTTAAAGAAACCTTTGGTAATGACGATTTTATTTTTATTTTAATCGATACCAAACAACCTATCCAAACCCAACACTTAAACCGCATTAAAGAGTTAGTGAGGGAACTGAATGATAAAGTCCCCTACTTAGATAAAATTACTTGGATAGGTAATGTCGAATCCATTACTGGCCAACAAGATACTATTAGTATTAAACCCCTAATTGATAACTTTAACTTATCTCAGCAGGAAATGCAGCAGCTAAGGGATAGCATAATAACTGACCCTGCTTATCATGATCGGTTAATTGCCAAAGATGGAAATACCGTTGGCATTTTACTTGAATTTATAAACTACCCTGACGACAGTGTTAACCCCCGCAAAGAAACACCGCCTATTGTTGAACAGGTGGTGGCTAACTATCCAGACCTAACCACTTATATTGTGGGTGCGCCTGTGATGAGCTATCAAATAGATGCTGATACCGCACAGGAAGGCCCCATCTGGTTACTGATTGCTTTAATAGCGATGACTTGTGTGCTCGCCTTTACCACCCGCAGTGTTATTGGTGTAGTTATTCCATTAATTACGGTGTTTATTGCGATTATTTGGACAATGGCCTTAGTGGCAATATTTGGCTTTAAACTTAATATGTTAATTATTATGCTGCCTACCCTATTACTTTGTGTAGGTATTGGCGATACCATGCATGTGATTGCTGAGTTTATGCATTTTTATCTACAAGGCACTACTCCACACGAAGCTATTCAAAAAACTTTAGCAATTATTTATAAACCACTTATTCTAACCACGGTTACTACAGCGGTTGGTTATTTATCTTTTGTATTTACTGACTTAATTCCCCTTAAGGAATTAGGTTTTCAAGCAGCATTAGGCGCCTTTATTGCGCTATTGGTTACCTTTATTTTTGCGTTACCTTTATTGTCTTTTACAAGGCTAAAACCTTCGAATAAAACCATTGTGGTGGATGGTAAAACTAAACGTTCAAAAGATTTCTTTGATCGCTCGTTAATCTTGATGTGCAAAATGGTTTTGCTCTACCCTAAATCAATTATCATTGGCTTTACTATAGCTATTTTATTGGCTGTCTTTGGTCTAACACAATTAAAAATAGAAACTGCCTTCATTCACGATTTGCCCACAACAGACCCATTACGCCAGTCTTTTGAGTTTGTGGATGAGCGTATGGGTGGCTCCATGTCCATTGAGTTTATGGTTAAAACCCATAAAGAAGATGGCGTAAAAGAATTAGCCACCATAGCAGATATTGAAAAACTACAGCATTATCTCAATAGTCATCCAATGATTATGCAAACCTCTAGTTTTTTAGATCAGCTGAAACAAATGAATCGAGCAGTTCACGAAAACCAACAAGACTTTTATAAACTTCCCCTATCCCAAGCACAAGTAGCAGAATACTTATTACTCTATGAATCAGGCGGTGGCAAATTATTAGATCAGTTTGTTAGTTTTTCTTTTGATATGGCACGTATTCAAGCACGCACTAAGTCACTAAAACTAACCGATATTCAAAAACTAGAAAATGATGTTAACCATTTTGTACAACAGCAAATGCCCAATAGAATGATTGAAGCAACGGGTGGTTTAAGTATTCTTAGTGCAGTAGCCGATTATTTAGCATGGGGGCAATTATTTAGTTTTACCTATGCATTTATTGCCATTGCTATTGTGATGTCGCTGGCATTACGCTCGATTAAATTAGGTTTAATTGCAATGGTGCCTAATTTACTGCCTATTTTATTTAGTCTTGGCCTTATGGGATTAACGGGCGCTAAACTGAATATGATTATGGTAACACTCGCCCCACTTATTCTAGGGGTTTCTATTGATGACACTATCCATTTCTTTAGTCGCTATCAATACTACTTTAAAAAATATGGTTGCTATAAAGAAGCCTATTTGCATACGGTTTCCAGTGTTGGGCGCGTATTATTTTTCACTACTCTAGTGATAAGTGCTGGCTTTATTGGCTTTGCTTACACTAAATATGATGGGCCTTTTATCTTTGCCCTTATCTCTATCTTCGCCTATAGCACCGCATTAGTTACTGATTTTTTAGTAACCCCTCTTTTATTTTCTATTTTTAAACCATTAGGCGCTGAAACCCAAGATAACCAACTTTCAGATAAAGCTTCCCTAGAGCAGCTTGTTATTAATCACTCATAG
- a CDS encoding TetR/AcrR family transcriptional regulator: MAKYELNEQQLPQEPRGRPTRINREKIIEAAMKLPSQQLSMTSVAAALGVKPPTLYYHIQSIDELRSLMVEKITWDLRVPVADTWQQWCKGFAYEFRGWLIAEPIRLQLVEMVGPVAGAATDFITQCLESLAKLGFPQKIVVQSFFLLAQAVQDFVSREYEYYRQPANFAKVIEQMQQFTIPSNADKPAYNLLVTQMQQLDFEKFFEFQIAIIIAGLADYIKDNKEQ, encoded by the coding sequence ATGGCTAAATACGAACTTAATGAGCAACAGTTACCGCAAGAGCCAAGGGGCAGGCCAACACGGATCAATCGCGAGAAAATTATCGAAGCAGCGATGAAGTTACCCTCACAACAATTAAGCATGACTAGTGTGGCGGCTGCTTTAGGCGTGAAACCACCGACCTTGTATTACCATATTCAAAGCATTGATGAATTACGCTCTTTAATGGTGGAAAAAATAACGTGGGATTTACGGGTACCCGTTGCTGATACTTGGCAACAATGGTGCAAAGGTTTTGCTTATGAGTTTAGGGGTTGGTTAATAGCAGAGCCTATTAGGTTGCAGTTGGTAGAAATGGTTGGCCCAGTGGCGGGGGCTGCTACTGATTTTATCACCCAATGTTTAGAAAGCTTAGCTAAATTAGGTTTTCCGCAAAAGATTGTAGTTCAATCATTCTTTTTATTAGCACAAGCGGTGCAAGATTTTGTTAGTAGGGAGTATGAGTATTACCGCCAACCTGCTAACTTTGCGAAAGTTATTGAGCAAATGCAGCAGTTTACAATACCCAGCAATGCTGATAAGCCAGCTTATAATTTATTGGTCACACAAATGCAGCAGTTAGATTTTGAAAAGTTTTTTGAGTTTCAAATAGCGATAATTATTGCTGGGTTAGCTGATTATATTAAGGATAATAAAGAGCAATAA
- a CDS encoding 4'-phosphopantetheinyl transferase — protein MNAMFLEQFNEITIQQIKIKRCHYYPERWQQELFKIYQITMPTQLKNAVPKRLTEFVAGRVLAKQLLAEYSCTQSVDILQDRSPAWPAGFVGSITHAKGIAACAVLPITQANSLGLDLECWLTPEVASQIQPNICLAEELNNVNVDFSFTKKVTLIFSAKETLYKMLYPKAKQFFDFTDAKIINQQGDNRSGVLEIKLLKNLTLNYLENDNFLINYICNEHSCLTLSVLY, from the coding sequence ATGAATGCCATGTTTCTTGAACAGTTTAATGAGATAACTATTCAACAAATAAAAATTAAGCGTTGCCATTATTACCCAGAACGATGGCAACAAGAGTTATTTAAAATCTATCAAATTACTATGCCAACGCAGCTTAAGAATGCTGTACCAAAAAGATTAACAGAGTTTGTGGCAGGGCGTGTGTTAGCTAAACAGTTATTAGCAGAATATAGTTGCACGCAGTCAGTCGATATTTTGCAAGATAGATCACCCGCTTGGCCAGCAGGTTTTGTTGGCTCTATTACGCATGCTAAAGGTATTGCCGCTTGTGCAGTATTACCGATAACCCAAGCAAATAGTTTAGGGCTTGATTTAGAGTGTTGGTTAACGCCTGAAGTAGCCTCGCAAATTCAGCCCAATATTTGTTTAGCAGAGGAATTAAATAACGTTAATGTTGATTTTAGTTTTACTAAAAAAGTTACCCTAATTTTTTCAGCCAAAGAAACTTTATATAAAATGCTTTATCCTAAAGCAAAACAATTTTTTGATTTTACTGATGCTAAAATAATCAACCAACAAGGAGATAATAGATCAGGTGTATTGGAAATAAAGCTGTTGAAAAACTTAACATTGAATTATTTAGAAAATGATAATTTCTTAATTAACTATATTTGTAATGAACATAGTTGTTTAACTTTGAGTGTATTGTATTAG
- a CDS encoding ParA family protein, with the protein MQNTILSSTNRAKVISIVSTKGGVGKKVLLIDLDTQPTLSSYFELENEKQKGTYELVAHGDTSFDNVSKTNINNLDIW; encoded by the coding sequence ATGCAAAATACAATTTTATCTAGCACTAACCGTGCAAAAGTTATTTCCATTGTTTCAACCAAGGGTGGGGTAGGTAAGAAAGTACTGCTTATCGATTTAGATACACAGCCCACATTATCCAGTTATTTTGAATTAGAAAATGAAAAACAAAAAGGGACCTATGAGCTTGTAGCGCATGGTGACACTAGTTTTGATAATGTATCTAAAACCAATATAAACAACTTAGATATATGGTAA